The segment TTTTCATGCGATTAGAATGCAGGACAATAAAGAGCAGGAACTTGCAATTAAGATATATCGCATCAATAACAGCAATTTTAAAGCCATGCAGGATTATCTGATAGGTGATGTCAGGTTCAGGAACATAAGGCACACGAAAAAAGATATCGTTCTGGCCTGGACCAGAAAGGAATTTCGTAACCTTACCCGGGCACTTGAGTGTGGCCTGAATGTACCAAAACCTATTATTACGGAACGTAATATACTAATTATGGAGTTCAAGGGAACAGATAATATTCCTTATCAACAGCTTCGTGAATTTCATTTAACGAAGGAACAAGCGACCCGTATCTGTAGTGAAGTGAGCGATTTCATGCGTCGGTTGTTTTGCGATGCACAACTGGTCCACAGCGATCTGAGTGAATATAATATCCTGCTTGAACCCGAATCTTTGACCCCGGTCTTCATTGACATGGGGCAGTCTGTAACTCTTGACCATCTCAATGCCAGGGATTTCCTATTGCGGGATATCACTAATATGGCTCACTTTTTTGCCAGGTATGGGGTTGAAATGGATGTGGAAAGTACCCTGGAAATGATTGTAAAGTCCAGGATAGACCATCAGTAATATGTGCTATTAGTTATATTATGGGGGAAGTTATGTTAGAGAATAAAATGACCACTTATGTAAAGGTACCCATGGAAAGGATCGCTGTAATTATCGGACCCGATGGAAACACTAAAGCACTTATTGAGCAAAAATCCACTGCCACTCTAAAAATTGATAGCCAGACTGGCAGCATTGAGATAACTGACCCGAGCGACCCAATACTGGCAATGAGGGCTGCGGAGGTTATCAAATCTATAGGGAGAGGTTTTAGCCCTGATAAAGTGCTCCGCCTTTTTGACGATGACATGCTTACTGTTGAGATAATGGACCTGAGCCATATAGCCACAACTGCCAAGGAATTGCAGCGCATAAAGGGGCGTATTATTGGTAAAGGTGGTAAATCAAGGGAGATATTCGAGAACCTGACAGGCTGCAAAATTTCAGTGATGGGTAAGACCGTGAGCATTCTCGGACATCTGGACCAGATACTTGTAGCACGCACAGGTATCGAGATGCTGGTAAATGGCTCTCCTCATGGACCGGTATTCTCTTTTCTGGAAAAGAAACGCAGGGAATTAAAAGAAAACAGATGGGAATAGTAATATTTTTAATTCTATTACCATCTGTACAATGCCGGTACTTTAAACCGGGAATACTAATTTTTCAACTGCCACATATTTCAGTATGGTCAGTGCCGAATTTCCAGGATATATCAGGATTTTGTCTGCCCGATATGCATTAAGGATCACTCTGACCGAATAGCCACCATATCCTCCGAGAAGTTGATCGCTGTAATGATCTATCCAGGCCTTGAGTATCTTGGCTGCAACGGTTGATGGATTATCGTTCATAATTATATGCGACGGGGGATACTCGGATTGCACAATCCATTTATACATGTCATCCACGTAAATTTCATTACCGGTTTCGTATAAGATGTAACTGTCAGTTGACAGGGCTTTTAGCGTGTCCACATCAATGATTATCATCCGGTCCAGTCGACCATAATCATTCTCGGCTTTTTCAAAGAACTGTTTCCTATTCGATAATGCGCCAAGTTCAGTGATTTCAATGATCTCGGATTGTCGTACATCTTTGTGGTAAACACTGGCTGCTTTTGGCACATCCTTGTATACTACTACGATGAGGTAATCCGTGTCATCCCTGAGATCCTCCATACCACTTGTCCAGGCATACAAACTTCCACCAATGACCAGTGCAATAATTAGAAAAACTGCAAGGAATGACCGTCTCATTTTTTTCACAAATTTATTCGATTGTTTTTTCTCCACTTCTCTAATGATCACCACTTCCTTTTGCACTTCTTTTGGCGGGGTGGGTTCAGGTTTAGGTTTTGGTTTCAGCTTTGGAATGAAACTCGATTTGGTTTTTGCTTCAGACTTCAGGTTTGGTTTATTTTCGGAAGTCGTTTCGGTCGTATCATACCCAGAAAAATCGTCTTCCAGATTACCTTCAGTATCAGGACTTGATTTCTTCGCACCTGACGTAAGTGGTTTTCTATCAGATCCAGACGTTCCAGGCATATCTTCGGCTGCCTGTAAAGTCTCTTCATCCTTTTCGTTCATAATTATCCCTCATATTGACAATAGTATTTTTCAAATACAAATCAGTATATAGTTATCCTTTTTCATACTTTATCAAGTTTTCCTCACTATAAAGAAACAAATACAAAGTAAGAATCTGCTCGCTCAGGTCGCTGTTACTTGAGTATATTTCGTATACTAAAGAATTTTTAATAATATATTTCACTATAGATAGTAACCCCCCTTTGTTTCCACTCCATGAAAAACAGTAGCAACAATACTTTCAGTCCGCTCTTTACCACAACATTCTTATGCACGTTTGACTTAACCTATGGTTTGGAAATGGCTGACAATTCATCAGAGATTACATGGGAAGAGTTCATAAAACGTTATTATTTTGAGCAGTTGCTTTCTTTGGCAGGAGAATATCCTGAGCGAAAAAGCCTGATCATAGAATACCCGGATATAGAAAAATACAGTATTGAACTTGCCAGTGAATTGCTGGAAACTCCTGATAGTGTACTGCGGCACGCCAACAAGGCGCTGAACAATATTGACCTGCCTATGGATGTGACACTGGCTGATACCCATGTCAGGATAGTAAATCTCCCTGCTGATGTAGAGATTAGGCAGCTTAGAAGCGATAATATATCAAAATTAATAAGCATCAGTGGTATTATCAGGAAGGCCACAGAAGTAAGACCAAAACTTGTCATGGCAGCATTTGAATGTCAAAAATGCGGGCATATTACTGAATTGCCCCAGAGCAGTACTAAGTTTTCAACACCTTTTGATTGTGACAATGAACAGTGTGGCAGGCAGGGTCCTTTCAAGTTGCTTGTTAAAGAATCTACCTTTATTGATGCCCAGAAACTCAGGATACAGGAATCTCCTGAAGACCTGAGAGGCGGTGAACAGCCCCAGACCCTTGATGTTGATATTGAGGATGACCTTGTAGGGCAGGTCGCTCCTGGTGACCGGGTGACCATATCCGGCATACTGCGAAGCTACCAGAGAGAGAAGGGTATGGTAAAAAGTACCTTTTTTGACCTTGTACTGGATGGTCAGTCCATTGAACGGGAAGACCACGAGTTCGATGAGATAAAAATTACCCTGGAAGAAGAAAAGCAGATCGAAGAAATGGGAAATTCTCCTGATATCTTTGACCGGATAATTGCCTCCATTGCCCCCAGCATTTTTGGGTATGATGAAATTAAGGAGGCTATGGCGCTGCAATTGTTCAGCGGTGTGCCTAAACACCTGCCTGACGGGTCAAGAATTAGGGGAGATATCCACATGCTGCTGGTGGGAGACCCGGGTATTGCCAAGTCACAGCTGTTGCGTTATGCAATTAAGTTGTCACCACGGGGCATCTATACTTCAGGTAAGGGTACAACGTCTGCCGGTCTTACTGCCACTGCTGTCAAGGACGAGTTCGGGGACGGACGCTGGACACTTGAGGCCGGTGCCCTGGTATTGGCTGATAAGGGAATGGCTGCCGTGGATGAGATGGACAAGATGGCAAAGGAAGACAGGAGTGCACTGCATGAGGCTATGGAACAGCAGACCATCAGTATTGCAAAGGCCGGTGTCCTGGCAACCCTGAAGAGCAGGTGTGCCCTGCTGGGTGCGGCAAACCCAAAATTCGGTCGGTTCGACCGCTATGAGGGCATTGCTCAACAGATCAACCTGCCCCCTGCCCTGATATCCAGGTTTGACCTGATATTCATACTAACAGATGAAACAAACACTCAGCGTGATACAAATATTGCGGAACATATTTTGAGGGGGCACTATGCCGGTGAGATTGATGCCCAGTACAAAAATGTGCAGTCTTCCAAAATCACATTGGAGCAGATAGAGACTGCTATGGAGGTAGTCCAGCCAGCCATCAAACCCGAGATGTTGCGTAAATATATTGCATATTCGAAGCGCCACATATTTCCTGTGCTGGAAGACGATTCACGCCAGATGATCATTGATTTTTACCTTAATCTCAGGAGCCAGGGAAGCGATACCAATTCACCGATCCCGGTAACAGCAAGACAGCTTGAGGCCCTTGTGCGCCTTGCAGAGGGGTCAGCCAAAATGAGACTCAGTAATACGGTAACGACTTCTGACGTTAATCGGATAATCAGGATCGTTACTGAAAGTCTCAAACAGGTAATGACAGACCCCGAAACCGGGAAACTGGATTCCGATATGATCAACACAGGCATGGCAAAAAGCCAGCGTGACAAGGCCAAACTTATCAGGGATATCATCCGTGAAGTGCAGCAGGACCATGATGGTAAAGCACCTAAGAACGAAGTGATACAGCGTGCAGTGGAAGCGGGTATGGATGAGGATAAAGCTGAGGATTTTATAAAAAGACTTAAGCGTGAAGGGTCTATTTTTGAACCCAGTAATGGATTTTTGAAAACCACGTAAATACCATTAACTTTAATAGTCAATGAGAAGTGCATAGACTATGTACATCAAGATATACGAAACCGATGAATCTATACTGGTAACGGTATGTGATAGAGAACTCATCGGCAAGACCCTGAAAGGAAATGGTCTGAAACTGGAAATCGACGAAGAATTTTATAAGGGTGAACTGGCAGATGCTGCACAGGTAAAAACAGCACTGCTGGATGCCACGACCGCAAATATTGTAGGCGAGCGTAGTATTGATATTGCCATAAAATGCAGGGCTATAGATAAATCATGTCTGATTTACATTGATGGTGTACCTCACGCC is part of the ANME-2 cluster archaeon genome and harbors:
- a CDS encoding serine protein kinase RIO encodes the protein MKDFDSAVSEKVYKIDKKVDDFRKRIKDSEDLKLKDEVFDTSTLMSLYKLSSRGYLDALGGTISTGKEANIFHAIRMQDNKEQELAIKIYRINNSNFKAMQDYLIGDVRFRNIRHTKKDIVLAWTRKEFRNLTRALECGLNVPKPIITERNILIMEFKGTDNIPYQQLREFHLTKEQATRICSEVSDFMRRLFCDAQLVHSDLSEYNILLEPESLTPVFIDMGQSVTLDHLNARDFLLRDITNMAHFFARYGVEMDVESTLEMIVKSRIDHQ
- a CDS encoding KH domain-containing protein, whose protein sequence is MTTYVKVPMERIAVIIGPDGNTKALIEQKSTATLKIDSQTGSIEITDPSDPILAMRAAEVIKSIGRGFSPDKVLRLFDDDMLTVEIMDLSHIATTAKELQRIKGRIIGKGGKSREIFENLTGCKISVMGKTVSILGHLDQILVARTGIEMLVNGSPHGPVFSFLEKKRRELKENRWE
- a CDS encoding minichromosome maintenance protein MCM, which encodes MADNSSEITWEEFIKRYYFEQLLSLAGEYPERKSLIIEYPDIEKYSIELASELLETPDSVLRHANKALNNIDLPMDVTLADTHVRIVNLPADVEIRQLRSDNISKLISISGIIRKATEVRPKLVMAAFECQKCGHITELPQSSTKFSTPFDCDNEQCGRQGPFKLLVKESTFIDAQKLRIQESPEDLRGGEQPQTLDVDIEDDLVGQVAPGDRVTISGILRSYQREKGMVKSTFFDLVLDGQSIEREDHEFDEIKITLEEEKQIEEMGNSPDIFDRIIASIAPSIFGYDEIKEAMALQLFSGVPKHLPDGSRIRGDIHMLLVGDPGIAKSQLLRYAIKLSPRGIYTSGKGTTSAGLTATAVKDEFGDGRWTLEAGALVLADKGMAAVDEMDKMAKEDRSALHEAMEQQTISIAKAGVLATLKSRCALLGAANPKFGRFDRYEGIAQQINLPPALISRFDLIFILTDETNTQRDTNIAEHILRGHYAGEIDAQYKNVQSSKITLEQIETAMEVVQPAIKPEMLRKYIAYSKRHIFPVLEDDSRQMIIDFYLNLRSQGSDTNSPIPVTARQLEALVRLAEGSAKMRLSNTVTTSDVNRIIRIVTESLKQVMTDPETGKLDSDMINTGMAKSQRDKAKLIRDIIREVQQDHDGKAPKNEVIQRAVEAGMDEDKAEDFIKRLKREGSIFEPSNGFLKTT
- a CDS encoding DUF424 family protein, whose product is MYIKIYETDESILVTVCDRELIGKTLKGNGLKLEIDEEFYKGELADAAQVKTALLDATTANIVGERSIDIAIKCRAIDKSCLIYIDGVPHAQMFCV